In the Piscinibacter sp. XHJ-5 genome, one interval contains:
- the rpmB gene encoding 50S ribosomal protein L28, with protein MARVCQVTGKRPMVGNNVSRANNKTKRRFLPNLQYRRFWLETENRWVRLRISNAALRLIDKVGIDQVVADLRAKGAL; from the coding sequence ATGGCACGCGTCTGTCAAGTCACGGGCAAGCGCCCGATGGTGGGGAACAACGTCTCCCGCGCAAACAACAAAACGAAGCGCCGCTTCCTGCCCAACCTGCAGTACCGCCGCTTCTGGCTCGAAACCGAGAACCGCTGGGTGCGCCTTCGCATCAGCAACGCAGCGTTGCGCCTGATCGACAAGGTCGGCATCGACCAGGTCGTCGCCGATCTGCGTGCCAAGGGCGCGCTGTAA
- a CDS encoding RsmB/NOP family class I SAM-dependent RNA methyltransferase, producing MHPNALLELATDLLHQVMRFDAPADGVVSNFFRQHRLLGSRERHTLAETVYHVLRHRALFQHLAQSGKGEMERRLAILGWQGNEGFLRAALSEAEQQWLQKVQAVDREALPEKLRHNLPEWLAEPLHAQLGEEFWPLVDSLNAPAALDLRVNTMKSKREAVQAALADARIDATPTPYSPWGLRIEGKPALNKLDVFTKGDVEVQDEGSQLLALLTDAKRGEMVVDFCAGAGGKTLALGAAMRNTGRLYAFDTSGHRLAALKPRLARSGLSNVYPVQIAHERDERIKRLAGKIDRVLVDAPCSGLGTLRRNPDMKWRQSPQAVAELREKQTAILASACRLVKPGGRLVYATCSLLEDEDEAIARAFSAEHAREFVPLPAADALAKAHVGTPNALVREEFLRLWPHRHGTDGFFAAVWERR from the coding sequence ATGCATCCCAACGCGCTGCTGGAGCTCGCCACCGACCTGCTGCACCAGGTGATGCGCTTCGACGCGCCGGCCGACGGCGTCGTCTCGAACTTCTTTCGCCAGCACCGCCTGCTGGGCTCACGCGAAAGGCACACGCTGGCCGAAACGGTCTACCACGTGCTGCGCCACCGTGCGCTGTTCCAGCACCTCGCCCAGTCGGGCAAGGGCGAGATGGAGCGCCGGCTGGCCATCCTGGGCTGGCAAGGCAACGAGGGCTTCCTGCGCGCCGCTTTGAGCGAGGCGGAGCAGCAGTGGCTGCAGAAGGTGCAGGCAGTCGATCGCGAGGCGCTGCCGGAGAAGCTGCGTCACAACCTGCCGGAATGGCTGGCCGAGCCGCTGCACGCGCAGCTGGGCGAAGAGTTCTGGCCGCTGGTGGACAGTCTCAACGCCCCGGCGGCGCTCGACCTGCGCGTCAACACGATGAAGTCCAAGCGCGAAGCCGTCCAGGCGGCGCTTGCCGACGCCCGTATCGACGCGACGCCCACGCCGTATTCACCCTGGGGACTGCGCATCGAAGGCAAGCCCGCGCTGAACAAGCTCGATGTCTTTACCAAAGGCGACGTGGAGGTGCAGGACGAAGGCAGCCAGCTTCTGGCCCTGCTGACCGACGCGAAGCGCGGGGAGATGGTCGTCGACTTCTGCGCTGGCGCCGGCGGCAAGACGTTGGCCCTGGGCGCGGCGATGCGCAACACGGGGCGCCTGTACGCCTTCGACACCTCGGGCCACCGGCTGGCGGCGCTCAAGCCGCGGCTGGCTCGCAGCGGGCTGTCGAACGTGTACCCGGTGCAGATCGCCCACGAACGCGACGAGCGAATCAAGCGGCTGGCAGGCAAGATCGATCGTGTACTGGTCGACGCGCCGTGCTCCGGGCTGGGCACCCTGCGCCGCAACCCCGACATGAAATGGCGCCAGTCGCCCCAGGCCGTGGCCGAATTGCGCGAGAAGCAGACGGCCATTCTGGCCAGCGCCTGCCGCCTGGTGAAGCCGGGTGGACGCCTCGTGTACGCGACCTGCAGCCTGCTCGAGGACGAGGACGAGGCGATCGCCCGCGCTTTTTCCGCCGAGCACGCCCGTGAGTTCGTGCCGCTGCCCGCCGCCGACGCGCTGGCCAAGGCGCATGTGGGCACGCCGAATGCCTTGGTTCGTGAGGAATTCCTGCGTTTGTGGCCGCACCGTCACGGTACCGACGGATTCTTCGCCGCAGTGTGGGAACGCCGTTGA
- a CDS encoding fatty acid desaturase, protein MNGLMSVWDGLINWLAYGLVDASWWQVLLFTLVTTHFTIASVTIFLHRAQAHRALDLGPIPSHFFRLWLWLTTGMVTKEWVAIHRKHHAKCETVDDPHSPQTYGIKKVLLEGSELYRTEAKNQETLSKFGHGTPDDWIERNLYSRYTWQGVGIALIIDVMLFGAIGLAVWAVQMLWIPITAAGIINGIGHWWGYRNFEAPDASRNVSPWGLIIGGEELHNNHHTYPTSAKLSVKPYEFDIGWAYIRGLEMLGWAKVRKTPPMLKLGSIKPVADSQTLEAVIANRYEVMAKYAKHLKQACGAELARLKAEGAQNTAKWKEMHLAKRWLHRDEDKIPQDVKKHVENVCAQNAALAKLVAMREELRLLWTRTNVSAEQLVADLQAWCKKAEESGIAALQDFALKLRAAHA, encoded by the coding sequence ATGAACGGTTTGATGTCGGTTTGGGACGGCCTGATCAATTGGCTGGCCTATGGCCTGGTGGATGCGTCGTGGTGGCAGGTTCTGCTGTTCACGCTGGTCACCACCCACTTCACGATCGCTTCGGTCACCATCTTCCTGCACCGCGCCCAGGCGCACCGGGCGCTGGATCTCGGCCCGATTCCTTCCCACTTCTTCCGCCTGTGGCTATGGCTGACCACCGGCATGGTGACCAAGGAGTGGGTCGCCATCCACCGCAAGCATCACGCCAAGTGCGAAACGGTCGACGATCCGCACAGCCCGCAGACTTACGGCATCAAGAAGGTCCTGCTCGAGGGCAGCGAGCTGTATCGCACCGAGGCGAAGAACCAGGAGACGCTGAGCAAGTTCGGCCACGGCACCCCTGACGACTGGATCGAGCGCAACCTGTACAGCCGCTACACCTGGCAAGGCGTGGGCATCGCGCTGATCATCGACGTGATGCTTTTCGGCGCCATCGGCCTGGCCGTATGGGCCGTGCAGATGCTGTGGATCCCGATCACCGCGGCCGGCATCATCAACGGCATCGGGCACTGGTGGGGCTATCGCAACTTCGAAGCCCCCGATGCCTCACGCAACGTGTCGCCGTGGGGTCTCATCATCGGCGGCGAAGAGCTGCACAACAACCATCACACCTATCCCACCTCGGCCAAGCTGTCGGTCAAGCCGTACGAGTTCGACATCGGCTGGGCGTACATCCGCGGCCTCGAGATGTTGGGCTGGGCCAAGGTGCGCAAGACGCCGCCGATGCTCAAGCTCGGCAGCATCAAGCCGGTGGCCGACTCGCAGACGCTTGAAGCCGTGATCGCCAATCGCTACGAGGTGATGGCCAAGTACGCCAAGCACCTCAAGCAGGCCTGCGGTGCCGAGCTGGCTCGTCTCAAGGCCGAAGGTGCGCAGAACACCGCGAAGTGGAAGGAAATGCACCTGGCCAAGCGCTGGCTGCACCGCGACGAGGACAAGATCCCGCAGGACGTGAAGAAGCACGTGGAGAACGTCTGCGCGCAGAACGCCGCGCTCGCCAAGCTGGTCGCCATGCGCGAAGAGCTGCGCCTGCTCTGGACGCGCACCAACGTGTCGGCCGAGCAACTCGTGGCCGACCTGCAGGCCTGGTGCAAGAAGGCCGAGGAGAGCGGTATCGCTGCCCTGCAGGACTTCGCGCTGAAGCTGCGCGCCGCGCACGCCTGA
- a CDS encoding LysR family transcriptional regulator, whose translation MNLEPNDLMLFARVADEGSFSRAAARVGLPKSTVSRRIATLESQLGERLLLRTTRKLTVTDFGHSVLDHARQVAAEVEAAASLAQHRQIEPSGRLRISMPADFANVVLSQMLADFIERHPAISLELDLTPRRVDLIGENFDLALRMGELADDSSLTARKFATMSVGLYASPGYLKRRGMPTEPEALMEHDALRLLQRNGDPLPWQLHRGDERWEGIPPGRATVNSPELLGRLARAGAGIATVNDHFAMPYVRSGELMPVLDEWTLPAASAWAVFPGRRLMPARTRVFLDAIEASFSGPQCRRVNDEVDAIKKAHRTPTRKAA comes from the coding sequence ATGAACCTGGAGCCCAATGACCTGATGCTGTTCGCGCGCGTCGCCGACGAAGGCAGCTTCAGCCGTGCCGCCGCCCGCGTCGGCCTGCCCAAATCGACGGTGTCGCGGCGTATTGCCACGCTCGAGTCGCAGCTCGGCGAGCGTCTTCTGCTGCGCACGACGCGCAAGCTCACCGTGACCGACTTCGGCCACAGCGTGCTCGACCATGCGCGCCAAGTGGCAGCCGAAGTGGAGGCGGCGGCGTCGCTCGCCCAGCATCGGCAGATCGAGCCCAGCGGTCGGCTGCGCATTTCGATGCCCGCGGATTTCGCCAATGTCGTGCTGAGCCAGATGCTGGCCGACTTTATCGAGCGGCATCCGGCCATCTCGCTGGAGCTCGATCTCACCCCGCGGCGCGTCGACCTGATCGGCGAGAACTTCGACCTGGCACTTCGCATGGGCGAGCTGGCCGACGATTCGTCGCTCACCGCCCGCAAGTTCGCGACCATGTCGGTGGGCCTGTATGCATCGCCGGGCTACCTGAAGCGGCGAGGCATGCCGACGGAGCCCGAAGCCCTGATGGAGCACGATGCCCTGCGCCTGCTCCAGCGCAACGGCGACCCGCTGCCGTGGCAGTTGCATCGAGGCGACGAGCGCTGGGAAGGCATCCCGCCCGGCCGCGCGACCGTCAATTCACCCGAACTGCTGGGCCGCCTCGCGCGGGCGGGAGCCGGCATCGCGACGGTGAACGACCATTTCGCGATGCCTTATGTGCGCAGTGGCGAGCTGATGCCGGTGCTCGACGAGTGGACCTTGCCGGCTGCGTCGGCGTGGGCGGTTTTTCCGGGACGCCGGCTGATGCCGGCGCGCACGCGCGTCTTCCTCGACGCGATCGAGGCCTCGTTCTCGGGTCCGCAGTGCCGGCGGGTGAACGACGAAGTGGACGCCATCAAGAAGGCCCATCGCACCCCGACGCGCAAGGCCGCGTAG
- a CDS encoding Crp/Fnr family transcriptional regulator encodes MAMLSNLDLIRRVPLFSMLTNDQAQGIADSVVKRRFRRGEIIVEHGRKSNALFILLTGRARVLTADSRGREVILAVLQPGDYVGEMSLIDNEPHSATVRAEVQTDMLILGRAEFARCLPENSSLSYAILRGLVQRLRNADRQIESLALLDVYGRVARTLLDMAENDGDIKIIRNKVSRQDLAKVVGASREMVSRVMKDLEERGMVETQENGSVIIKERLVT; translated from the coding sequence ATGGCAATGCTTTCGAATCTCGATCTGATTCGCCGTGTGCCTTTGTTTTCGATGCTCACCAACGACCAGGCACAGGGCATCGCCGACAGCGTCGTCAAGCGGCGCTTCCGAAGGGGCGAGATCATCGTCGAGCACGGACGGAAGTCGAATGCGCTGTTCATCCTGCTCACTGGCCGGGCCCGCGTGCTAACCGCCGACTCGCGTGGCCGAGAGGTCATCCTCGCGGTGCTGCAGCCGGGAGACTACGTGGGCGAGATGAGTCTCATCGACAACGAGCCGCACTCCGCCACGGTGCGCGCCGAGGTGCAAACCGACATGCTGATCCTCGGCCGTGCCGAATTCGCACGTTGCCTGCCCGAGAACTCGAGTCTCTCGTACGCCATCCTCCGAGGGCTGGTGCAGCGCCTGCGCAACGCCGACCGCCAGATCGAATCGCTCGCTCTGCTCGACGTCTATGGACGCGTCGCACGCACGCTGCTCGACATGGCCGAGAACGACGGCGACATCAAGATCATCCGCAACAAGGTTTCGCGCCAGGACCTGGCCAAGGTGGTCGGCGCCTCGCGCGAGATGGTCAGCCGCGTGATGAAAGACCTGGAAGAGCGCGGCATGGTCGAGACGCAGGAGAACGGCTCGGTGATCATCAAGGAGCGCCTGGTCACCTGA
- the trxB gene encoding thioredoxin-disulfide reductase, producing MTTPTTHAKVLILGSGPAGYTAAIYAARANLKPMLVTGIAQGGQLMTTTDVDNWPADVEGVMGPDLMDRFLKHAERFNTQIVFDHINHVDLGQRPFTLKGDAGQYTCDALIIATGASAKYIGLPSEEAFMGRGVSGCATCDGFFYREQDVCVVGGGNTAVEEALYLSNIASKVHLIHRRDKFRAEPILVDKLMEKVKAGKMHLHLWHTLDEVLGDQSGVTGVRIRSTQGAGTQDIALKGCFIAIGHQPNTDIFKGQLEMKDGYIVTRSGLDGFATMTSVPGVFAAGDVQDHVYRQAITSAGTGCMAALDAQRFLEQ from the coding sequence ATGACGACCCCCACCACTCACGCGAAGGTCCTGATCCTCGGTTCGGGCCCGGCCGGCTACACCGCGGCGATCTACGCGGCGCGCGCCAATCTCAAGCCGATGCTCGTCACCGGCATCGCCCAGGGCGGCCAGCTGATGACCACCACCGATGTCGACAATTGGCCCGCCGATGTCGAAGGCGTGATGGGTCCCGATCTGATGGACCGCTTCCTCAAGCACGCGGAGCGCTTCAACACGCAGATCGTGTTCGATCACATCAACCACGTCGACCTCGGTCAGCGGCCCTTCACGCTCAAGGGCGACGCCGGCCAGTACACCTGCGACGCGCTGATCATCGCCACCGGGGCATCGGCGAAGTACATCGGATTGCCGTCGGAAGAGGCGTTCATGGGCCGCGGCGTCAGTGGCTGCGCCACGTGCGACGGCTTCTTCTATCGCGAACAGGATGTCTGCGTCGTCGGGGGCGGCAACACTGCGGTGGAGGAGGCGCTGTACCTGTCGAACATCGCCAGCAAGGTCCACCTCATCCATCGCCGCGACAAGTTTCGCGCCGAGCCCATCCTGGTCGACAAGCTGATGGAGAAGGTCAAGGCGGGCAAGATGCACCTGCACCTGTGGCACACACTCGACGAAGTGCTGGGCGACCAGAGCGGCGTGACCGGCGTGCGCATTCGCAGCACGCAGGGCGCCGGCACGCAGGACATCGCCCTGAAGGGCTGCTTCATCGCCATCGGCCACCAACCCAACACCGACATCTTCAAGGGCCAGCTCGAGATGAAGGACGGCTACATCGTCACCCGAAGCGGGCTCGACGGCTTCGCGACGATGACCAGCGTGCCGGGCGTGTTCGCCGCCGGCGATGTGCAAGACCACGTGTACCGCCAGGCGATCACAAGCGCCGGCACCGGCTGCATGGCCGCCCTGGACGCCCAGCGCTTCCTGGAGCAGTGA
- the rpmG gene encoding 50S ribosomal protein L33 yields the protein MAKGGREKIKLESSAGTGHFYTTDKNKKTTPEKLEMMKFDPKARKHVMYKETKLK from the coding sequence ATGGCAAAAGGTGGACGCGAAAAGATCAAGCTGGAATCCAGCGCCGGCACCGGTCACTTCTACACGACCGACAAGAACAAGAAGACCACGCCGGAAAAGCTGGAGATGATGAAGTTCGACCCGAAGGCTCGAAAGCACGTGATGTACAAGGAAACCAAGCTGAAGTAA
- a CDS encoding FMN-dependent NADH-azoreductase: MNILQLNSSARAENSQSSRLATSIVERVRAAHPDATLTVRDLSRTPHPALDEAALGALFTPAGQRTPEQQARVALDDALIAELMAADVIVLGVPMYNFGVPVQLKHWIDAVARAGVTFRYTDTGPVGLVQGKKVYVALTRGGLYRNTPADSQTPYLKTFLAFIGMTDVQFIFAEGLAMGPEAEQKALASAQSQIEEALPA; the protein is encoded by the coding sequence ATGAACATCCTGCAACTCAACTCCAGCGCCCGCGCCGAGAACTCGCAATCCAGCCGCCTGGCGACCTCCATCGTCGAGCGCGTGCGCGCCGCCCATCCCGACGCCACCCTGACCGTGCGCGATTTGTCGCGCACGCCGCATCCGGCGCTCGACGAGGCCGCGCTGGGCGCCCTGTTCACGCCGGCCGGCCAGCGCACTCCCGAGCAGCAGGCTCGCGTCGCGCTCGACGATGCGCTGATCGCCGAACTGATGGCCGCCGACGTCATCGTGCTGGGCGTACCGATGTACAACTTCGGCGTCCCCGTGCAGTTGAAGCACTGGATCGACGCCGTCGCCCGCGCCGGCGTGACCTTCCGCTACACCGACACCGGCCCGGTTGGCCTGGTGCAGGGCAAGAAGGTCTATGTCGCGCTGACCCGCGGCGGGCTGTACCGAAACACGCCGGCCGACTCGCAGACGCCGTATCTCAAGACCTTCCTGGCCTTCATCGGCATGACCGACGTGCAGTTCATTTTCGCCGAAGGCCTGGCGATGGGTCCGGAAGCGGAGCAGAAGGCGCTCGCCTCGGCGCAGTCACAGATCGAAGAGGCTCTGCCGGCCTGA
- a CDS encoding DNA translocase FtsK has translation MTFPLGSLRSDTGASSTSSAAPHGGTYTRSKAARDSAAAPADTGHHVGWRSQLMLLVGGVAWLLALLALVTHNASDPAFSTSGQSPLPHNQAGALGAWFSDLAYFLLGYSAWWLMAVGLRSWLGGLARVLRGDDTSPSARPRWLFWLGVVLLLAASTSLEWTRMYQWEARLPGAHAGGVLGYTLGPLSMKLLGFAGSGVLWIAALVAGLAMAFRFSWVSVAEGIGAWFESLRERRVERIERAEDIRLGEQALREREHVVEAEHQLQEDHVPIVIEAPVVEVPKSERVVKERQKPLFTELADTRLPQVDLLDAAPGRMETVTPETLEMTSRLIEKKLKDFGVEVRVVAASPGPVITRYEIEPATGVKGAQIVNLAKDLARSLSLVSIRVVETIPGKTTMALELPNAKRQTIRLSEILGSQVYNDAASQLTIGLGKDIVGAPVVADLAKMPHCLVAGTTGSGKSVGINAMILSLLYKAEARDVRLILIDPKMLEMSVYEGIPHLLAPVVTDMKQAANALNWCVGEMERRYKLMSKLGVRNLSGYNKKIADAAERGQTLPNPFSLTPEQPEPLERLPFVVVVIDELADLMMVVGKKIEELIARLAQKARAAGIHLILATQRPSVDVITGLIKANIPTRLSFQVSSKIDSRTILDQMGAEALLGQGDMLYLTPGGGIPVRVHGAFVSDDEVHRVVNYLKSQGEPNYIDGILEGGTLDGEGGDVMTSDMPGGGSGESDPMYDQAVAIVLQHRRASISLVQRHLRIGYNRAARLLEQMEKSGLVSAMSTNGNRDIIVPARAE, from the coding sequence ATGACGTTTCCGCTCGGTTCGCTCCGGTCCGACACCGGGGCTTCGTCCACCTCGTCGGCTGCCCCGCACGGTGGCACGTACACCCGCAGCAAGGCTGCTCGCGACAGCGCCGCCGCGCCCGCCGACACCGGCCACCACGTGGGTTGGAGATCGCAGCTCATGCTGCTCGTGGGCGGCGTGGCGTGGCTGCTGGCACTGCTTGCGTTGGTCACGCACAACGCTTCCGATCCGGCTTTTTCCACCTCGGGCCAGTCCCCGCTGCCGCACAACCAGGCCGGCGCGCTCGGCGCCTGGTTCTCGGACCTCGCGTACTTCCTGCTCGGTTATTCGGCCTGGTGGCTGATGGCCGTCGGCCTGCGATCGTGGCTGGGCGGTCTCGCGCGCGTGCTGCGCGGCGACGACACATCGCCGTCGGCACGACCTCGCTGGCTGTTCTGGCTGGGTGTCGTCCTGCTGCTGGCGGCGAGTACGTCGCTCGAATGGACGCGCATGTACCAGTGGGAAGCCCGTCTCCCCGGCGCCCATGCGGGTGGCGTGCTGGGCTATACGCTGGGGCCGCTGAGCATGAAGCTCCTCGGCTTCGCAGGCTCTGGCGTGCTCTGGATCGCCGCGCTGGTCGCAGGACTCGCGATGGCATTTCGCTTCTCCTGGGTGAGCGTGGCCGAAGGCATAGGCGCCTGGTTCGAGAGCCTGCGCGAGCGCCGGGTCGAGCGCATCGAACGCGCCGAGGACATTCGTCTCGGCGAGCAGGCCTTGCGCGAGCGCGAGCACGTGGTCGAGGCGGAGCACCAGCTGCAGGAGGACCACGTGCCCATCGTCATCGAGGCGCCGGTGGTCGAGGTGCCCAAGAGCGAGCGCGTGGTCAAGGAACGGCAGAAGCCGTTGTTCACCGAGCTGGCCGACACCAGGCTGCCGCAGGTCGACCTGCTCGACGCGGCACCCGGCCGCATGGAGACCGTGACGCCCGAGACGCTGGAGATGACCTCTCGCCTCATCGAGAAGAAGCTGAAGGATTTCGGTGTCGAGGTGCGCGTGGTCGCTGCGTCGCCCGGGCCGGTGATCACGCGCTACGAGATCGAGCCGGCCACCGGCGTGAAGGGCGCGCAGATCGTCAACCTGGCAAAGGACCTGGCGCGCTCGCTGAGCCTGGTCAGCATCCGCGTCGTCGAGACCATTCCGGGCAAGACGACGATGGCGCTCGAGCTGCCCAATGCGAAGCGACAGACCATCCGCCTGTCGGAGATCCTGGGCTCGCAGGTCTACAACGACGCGGCCTCGCAGCTCACCATCGGTCTCGGCAAGGACATCGTCGGTGCCCCGGTGGTGGCCGACCTCGCCAAGATGCCGCACTGCCTCGTGGCCGGCACCACCGGGTCCGGCAAGTCGGTGGGGATCAACGCCATGATCCTGTCGCTGCTCTACAAGGCCGAAGCGCGCGACGTGCGCCTGATCCTCATCGATCCGAAGATGCTCGAGATGAGCGTCTACGAGGGCATCCCGCACCTGCTCGCGCCGGTCGTCACCGACATGAAGCAGGCCGCCAACGCGCTCAACTGGTGCGTCGGCGAGATGGAGCGGCGCTACAAGCTGATGAGCAAGCTCGGCGTGCGCAACCTGTCGGGCTACAACAAGAAGATCGCCGACGCAGCGGAGAGGGGCCAGACCCTGCCCAATCCCTTCAGCCTCACGCCCGAGCAGCCCGAGCCGCTGGAGCGCCTGCCGTTCGTCGTCGTCGTGATCGATGAGCTGGCCGACCTGATGATGGTGGTCGGCAAGAAGATCGAGGAGCTGATCGCCCGCCTGGCGCAGAAGGCGCGCGCAGCCGGCATCCATCTCATCCTCGCCACGCAGCGGCCCAGCGTCGACGTGATCACCGGCCTCATCAAGGCCAACATCCCGACGCGGCTGTCGTTCCAGGTGTCGAGCAAGATCGACTCGCGCACCATCCTCGACCAGATGGGCGCCGAGGCGCTGCTCGGGCAGGGCGACATGCTGTACCTCACGCCCGGAGGCGGCATCCCCGTGCGCGTGCACGGGGCATTCGTCAGCGACGACGAGGTGCACCGAGTCGTGAACTACCTCAAAAGCCAGGGCGAGCCCAACTACATCGACGGCATCCTCGAAGGCGGCACGCTCGACGGCGAAGGCGGCGACGTCATGACGTCGGACATGCCGGGGGGCGGCAGCGGCGAATCGGATCCCATGTACGACCAGGCGGTCGCGATCGTGCTGCAGCACCGCCGGGCCTCCATCTCGCTGGTGCAGCGCCACTTACGAATCGGCTACAACCGCGCGGCGCGGCTG
- the purN gene encoding phosphoribosylglycinamide formyltransferase has protein sequence MKNIVILISGRGSNMEAIVRACTTESWDARVAAVVSNRPQAAGLAFANERGIATAVVDHKAYPTRDAFDAELAATIDRFAPDLIVLAGFMRLLTPAFIQRFHRRIVNIHPSLLPAFTGLDTHRRAIETGCKVAGATVHYVTEDLDNGPIVAQAIVPVLPGDTEATLSARVLSREHQMYPRAVQWIVQGLLREENGVVTHIGGESQLLT, from the coding sequence ATGAAGAACATCGTGATCCTCATCTCCGGCCGTGGCTCCAACATGGAAGCCATCGTGCGCGCCTGCACGACCGAAAGCTGGGATGCGCGAGTCGCGGCGGTCGTGAGCAACCGTCCTCAAGCGGCCGGGCTCGCGTTCGCCAACGAGCGCGGCATCGCGACTGCAGTGGTAGATCACAAGGCCTACCCCACGCGCGACGCCTTCGATGCGGAGCTGGCCGCGACGATCGACCGCTTCGCCCCGGATCTCATCGTGCTGGCAGGCTTCATGCGGTTGTTGACGCCGGCGTTCATCCAGCGCTTTCACCGCCGCATCGTGAACATCCATCCTTCCCTGCTGCCGGCATTCACCGGGCTGGACACGCACCGGCGCGCGATCGAGACGGGCTGCAAGGTGGCCGGCGCGACCGTGCACTACGTGACCGAGGACCTCGACAACGGCCCGATCGTCGCCCAGGCCATCGTGCCGGTGCTGCCCGGCGACACCGAGGCGACGCTGTCGGCGCGCGTGCTGTCGCGCGAGCACCAGATGTACCCGCGGGCGGTGCAGTGGATCGTCCAAGGCCTGCTGCGCGAGGAGAACGGCGTCGTCACGCACATCGGCGGCGAGTCGCAGCTGCTGACCTGA
- a CDS encoding tryptophan--tRNA ligase, which translates to MNQRVLSGMRPTGALHLGHYHGALKNWVRLQADYECFYFVADWHALTTHYEERDTIEKSVYDMVVDWLAAGLDPEKSTIFIQSRLPEHAELFTLLAMGTPLGWLERVPTYKDQIEKLKDRDLATYGFLGYPLLQAADILIYKAAYVPVGEDQASHVELTREVARRFNHLYGRMPGFEAKVAAALAKLPKDDARYLEKQRRDYQQAGKAEALAKGEAMVQKAASSAPGWTPDDSELLLGHLKGTGKTVLTEPAALHTEVTKLPGLDGTKMSKSYGNAIAMREEPAEVERKIRRMPTDPARVHRTDKGNPERCPVWQFHQVFTDEPTRQWAWQGCTTAGIGCLDCKQPVIDAIKKQQEPWRERAEAYLSNPKQVHWIVEVGTERARTVARETMRDVREAMGLVY; encoded by the coding sequence ATGAACCAGCGAGTCCTCTCAGGCATGCGCCCCACCGGCGCATTGCACCTCGGCCACTACCACGGCGCCCTGAAGAACTGGGTGCGTCTGCAGGCCGATTACGAGTGCTTCTATTTCGTGGCCGACTGGCACGCGCTGACCACCCACTACGAAGAGCGCGACACCATCGAGAAGTCCGTCTACGACATGGTCGTCGACTGGCTGGCCGCGGGCCTCGACCCTGAGAAGTCCACCATCTTCATCCAGAGCCGGCTGCCCGAGCACGCCGAGCTCTTCACGCTGCTTGCCATGGGAACGCCGCTCGGCTGGCTGGAGCGCGTGCCGACCTACAAGGACCAGATCGAAAAGCTGAAGGACCGCGACCTCGCGACCTACGGTTTCCTGGGCTATCCGCTGCTGCAGGCCGCCGACATCCTCATCTACAAGGCTGCCTACGTGCCGGTGGGCGAGGACCAGGCCTCGCACGTCGAGCTCACGCGCGAGGTGGCCCGCCGCTTCAACCACCTGTACGGCCGCATGCCCGGCTTCGAGGCAAAGGTCGCGGCGGCGCTCGCCAAGCTGCCCAAGGACGACGCCCGCTACCTCGAGAAGCAGCGCCGTGACTACCAGCAAGCCGGCAAGGCGGAAGCGCTCGCCAAGGGCGAGGCGATGGTGCAAAAGGCCGCGTCAAGCGCGCCCGGGTGGACGCCGGACGACAGCGAGCTTCTGCTCGGCCACCTCAAGGGCACCGGCAAGACAGTCCTCACCGAGCCGGCCGCGCTGCACACCGAGGTCACCAAGCTGCCGGGCCTCGACGGCACCAAGATGAGCAAGAGCTACGGCAACGCCATCGCCATGCGCGAAGAGCCGGCCGAGGTCGAGCGCAAGATCCGCCGCATGCCCACCGATCCGGCGCGGGTGCATCGCACCGACAAGGGCAACCCGGAGCGCTGCCCGGTGTGGCAGTTCCATCAGGTGTTCACTGACGAGCCGACTCGCCAGTGGGCGTGGCAGGGCTGCACCACCGCCGGCATCGGCTGCCTGGATTGCAAGCAGCCGGTGATCGACGCGATCAAGAAGCAGCAGGAGCCGTGGCGCGAGCGTGCCGAGGCTTACCTGAGCAACCCGAAGCAGGTGCACTGGATCGTCGAGGTCGGCACCGAGCGGGCCCGCACGGTGGCGCGCGAGACCATGCGCGACGTGCGCGAGGCGATGGGGCTGGTGTACTGA